A part of Salvelinus sp. IW2-2015 linkage group LG16, ASM291031v2, whole genome shotgun sequence genomic DNA contains:
- the LOC111975841 gene encoding megakaryocyte-associated tyrosine-protein kinase-like has protein sequence MATKSWASGTRVAKSDRSKPKAGELAYRKGDILTIVETGTGKGHYKARHNTTGEEGLVSATNMREREAICVDPSLSLMPWFHGKISGPEAVSKLLPVEDGLFLVRESIRHHGDYVLCVSYSSQVIHYRVIYQDSKLTIDNTQYFYNLLDMIEFYSKSKGAIVTKLLKPKEKEGTKSAELELSKTGWLLDIRELTLGGSIGEGEFGAVYEGDYMGQKVAVKNIKCDVTAQAFLEETTVMTKLQHKNLVRLLGVILHNGLHIVTELMAKGNLENFLRTRGRYVISTDQLLRFALDVCEGMEYLESKRLVHRDLAARNILVSNEGVAKVSDFGLTKLDCKASDNAKLPVKWTAPEALKKEKFSTRSDVWSYGVLLWETFSYGRQPYPEMCLKEVKELVEQGYRMEAPEKCPPSVYALMRCCWEAEPRKRPSFQKLQEKLERELTKHSPGPGC, from the exons ATGGCAACG AAGAGTTGGGCGTCCGGCACACGTGTTGCCAAGAGTGACCGCAGCAAACCTAAAGCTGGTGAACTGGCCTACCGCAAAGGAGACATCCTTACTATTGTGGAAACAGGAACG GGGAAAGGACATTACAAGGCCAGACACAACACCACAGGAGAGGAAGGACTCGTCTCTGCCACCAACATGCGAGAACGAGAGGCCATTTGCGTCGACCCTAGTCTCAGTCTCATGCC CTGGTTCCATGGGAAGATCTCAGGTCCTGAGGCGGTGTCCAAGCTGCTGCCTGTGGAGGATGGCCTGTTCCTGGTGCGGGAGTCCATCCGCCACCATGGTGATTACGTGCTCTGTGTCAGCTACTCCAGCCAGGTCATCCACTACCGAGTCATCTACCAGGACAGCAAACTGACCATCGACAACACCCAGTACTTCTACAACCTCTTAGACATgatagag TTCTACTCCAAGAGCAAGGGAGCTATTGTTACCAAACTTCTAAAGCCCAAGGAGAAGGAGGGCACCAAGTCAGCTGAGTTGGAGCTGTCTAAAA CGGGATGGCTGCTGGATATCAGGGAGCTGACCTTGGGAGGGAGTATCGGGGAGGGGGAGTTTGGAG CGGTGTATGAAGGAGACTACATGGGCCAGAAGGTGGCAGTAAAGAACATTAAATGTGATGTAACAGCACAGGCATTCTTAGAAGAGACCACTGTTATGAC GAAACTGCAGCATAAGAATCTGGTGCGGTTGTTGGGGGTGATCCTACACAATGGACTGCACATCGTCACAGAGCTCATGGCCAAG GGTAATCTGGAGAACTTCCTCCGGACAAGGGGCCGTTATGTCATCAGCACTGACCAGCTACTACGCTTTGCACT aGATGTATGTGAGGGTATGGAGTATCTGGAGTCTAAGAGGTTGGTCCACAGAGACCTAGCAGCCCGTAACATCCTGGTCTCCAACGAGGGCGTGGCCAAGGTCAGTGACTTTGGATTGACCAAGTTGGACTGCAAGGCCTCAGACAACGCTAAACTACCAGTCAAATGGACAGCCCCTGAAGCCCTGAAGAAAGAG AAATTCTCCACGCGGTCAGACGTATGGAGCTACGGTGTTCTCCTCTGGGAGACGTTCTCTTATGGTCGACAACCCTACCCCGAGATG TGTCTGAAGGAGGTGAAGGAGCTTGTGGAGCAGGGTTACCGTATGGAGGCTCCAGAGAAGTGTCCCCCCAGTGTCTACGCCCTGATGAGGTGCTGCTGGGAGGCTGAGCCCAGGAAGAGGCCCTCCTTCCAGAAACTACAGGAGAAGCTGGAGAGAGAGCTGACCAAACACAGCCCTGGCCCTGGCTGCTGA